One window of the Salmo salar unplaced genomic scaffold, Ssal_v3.1, whole genome shotgun sequence genome contains the following:
- the LOC123724018 gene encoding E3 ubiquitin-protein ligase TRIM47, with translation MAQQGVLLDQDQFCCSVCLDLLKEPVTTACGHSYCRNCIEGCWDQDVLKGVYSCPQCGETFTPRPNLRKNNMLAELVEKQKKTGLQAAPPPSLCYAGPAVVACDVCTGTRKRKALMSCLPCLASYCETHLQSHYESPALKKHKLVKATAQLQEKICSHHDKLLEVYCRTDQQCICYLCTMDEHKGHDTVSAAAERTEKQRQLGMSQQKVQQRFQERKKELKELQQAVESLKHSAQSAVEDCDQIFTELILSIERRSSEVKELIRAKEKAQVSQAEGLLEQLKQEIAELRKRSTELEQLSHTEDHIHFLQVHRVLLPPAGDWSTLQSLAFFVQLKDEVLITCCDGSNKYPQVKAGSYLIQHVNDFYRREGAFPMLSYGMNCTFYCEF, from the exons ATGGCTCagcagggagttctgctggaccaggaccagttctgttgttctgtctgtctggatctactgaaggagccAGTCACTACtgcctgtggacacagttactgtagaaactgtattgagggctgctgggatcaggatgttctgaaaggggtctatagctgtcctcagtgcggagagaccttcactccaaggcctaatctgaggaaaaataacatgttggctgagctggtggagaaacagaagaagacaggactccaggctgctccccctccttctctgtgCTATGCAGGACCTGCAGTTGTGGcgtgtgatgtctgcactgggaccagaaagcggaaagccctcatgtcctgtctgccgtgtctggcctcttactgtgagactcacctgcaGTCTCACTATgaatctcctgctttgaagaagcacaagctggtcaaagccaccgcacaactacaggagaagatctgctctcatcatgacaaactgctggaggtttactgtcgtaccgatcagcagtgtatctgttatctgtgtacaatggatgaacataaaggccatgatacagtgtcagctgcagcagagaggactgaaaaacag aggcagctggggatgagtcagcagaaggtccagcagagattccaggagagaaagaaggagctgaaggagctccaacaggctgtggagtctctcaag cacTCTGCACAGTCAGCAGTAGAGGActgtgatcagatctttactgagctgattctctccattgagagaaggagctctgaggtgaaggagctgatcagagccaaagagaaggctcaagtgagtcaagctgaaggactcctggagcaactgaagcaggagatagctgagctgaggaagagaagcactgagctggagcagctctcacacacagaggatcacatccatttccttcag GTCCATAGGGTTTTACTGCCCCCTGCTGGAGACTGGAGcacactgcagtccctggctttCTTTGTGCAGCTGAAGGATGAGGTCCTCATCACCTGTTGTGATGGGTCCAACAAATATCCCCAGGTGAAGGCAGGGTCCTATCTCATCCAACACGTCAATGACTTttataggagggagggagcatTTCCAATGTTaagctatggaatgaactgtacatTTTATTGTGAATTTTAA